One genomic segment of Fusobacterium sp. IOR10 includes these proteins:
- a CDS encoding RNA polymerase sigma factor, translated as MDFDQIYEEYFDRVYYKILSSVKNPEDAEDLAQEVFISVYKNLHKFRADSKIYTWIYRIAINKTYDFFRKKKINLELNEEILNIEEAVDLNGSIIVKENLKKLEQSEQEVVVLKDIYGYKLREIAELKGRNISTIKSIYYKALKNLEEG; from the coding sequence ATGGATTTTGATCAAATATATGAAGAGTATTTCGATCGTGTTTATTATAAAATCCTTAGTTCAGTGAAAAATCCAGAAGATGCAGAAGATTTAGCTCAAGAAGTCTTTATAAGTGTATATAAAAATTTACATAAATTCCGAGCAGATAGCAAAATATATACTTGGATATATAGAATAGCAATAAATAAAACTTATGATTTCTTTAGGAAGAAGAAAATAAATTTGGAGTTGAATGAGGAGATACTAAACATTGAAGAAGCAGTGGATCTAAATGGATCTATAATTGTTAAGGAAAATTTGAAAAAATTAGAACAAAGTGAACAAGAAGTAGTGGTACTTAAAGACATTTATGGATATAAACTTAGAGAAATTGCTGAATTAAAGGGTAGGAATATATCAACAATAAAATCAATATACTACAAAGCATTAAAAAATTTAGAGGAGGGTTAG